The proteins below are encoded in one region of Knoellia sp. S7-12:
- the yjfF gene encoding galactofuranose ABC transporter, permease protein YjfF codes for MTAAPISLRQRTAQLAHVTGRTVPARILPTLATFILFLVLFGAGSARFEGFASGQVVANLFIDNAFLIVLAVGMTFVILTGGIDLSVGAVVALSTMVTAALLQAGWSAPVVVLLVLAMGSTFGLLMGLVIHYFEIQPFIVTLAGMFLARGLCFVVGVESVPIKDPSFRDLATAAIPLPGGVSITWSVIMALVVVAVGAWVLHRTRFGRTAYAIGGSESSAMLMGLSVAKVKVGVYVVSGLCSAIAGLLFSLYMLSGYGLHAVGMELDAIAAVVIGGTLLAGGVGYVAGSVLGVMVLGVIQTLISFQGTLSSWWTKIAIGTLLLMFIVMQRIIVRRQP; via the coding sequence ATGACCGCTGCCCCCATCTCTCTCCGGCAGCGCACGGCCCAGCTGGCCCACGTCACCGGGCGCACCGTGCCAGCACGCATCCTGCCCACCCTGGCCACCTTCATCCTCTTCCTCGTCCTTTTCGGGGCAGGGTCAGCACGGTTCGAGGGCTTTGCGTCGGGTCAGGTCGTCGCCAACCTGTTCATCGACAACGCCTTCCTCATCGTGCTCGCGGTCGGCATGACCTTCGTCATCCTGACCGGCGGCATCGACCTGTCCGTGGGTGCAGTCGTCGCCCTGTCCACGATGGTGACGGCAGCCCTGCTCCAAGCAGGCTGGTCCGCGCCGGTCGTGGTGCTGCTCGTCCTCGCGATGGGCTCGACCTTCGGGCTGCTGATGGGGCTGGTGATCCACTACTTCGAGATCCAGCCCTTCATCGTCACCCTCGCCGGCATGTTCCTCGCCCGCGGGCTGTGCTTCGTCGTCGGGGTGGAGTCGGTCCCGATCAAGGACCCGAGCTTTCGCGACCTGGCGACGGCCGCGATTCCCCTCCCGGGAGGGGTGTCGATCACGTGGAGCGTCATCATGGCCCTGGTCGTCGTAGCGGTGGGGGCCTGGGTCCTGCACCGGACGCGTTTCGGACGCACGGCATACGCCATCGGTGGGAGCGAGTCCTCGGCGATGCTCATGGGCCTGTCGGTGGCCAAGGTCAAGGTCGGCGTGTATGTCGTGAGTGGTCTCTGCTCCGCGATCGCAGGCCTGCTGTTCAGTCTCTACATGCTCTCGGGCTACGGACTGCACGCCGTCGGCATGGAGCTGGACGCCATCGCCGCCGTTGTCATCGGCGGCACGCTGCTGGCCGGAGGTGTGGGCTATGTGGCGGGCAGCGTCCTCGGGGTCATGGTCCTCGGCGTGATCCAGACCCTCATCTCCTTCCAAGGCACACTCAGCTCATGGTGGACCAAGATCGCAATCGGCACCCTGCTCCTGATGTTCATCGTGATGCAACGGATCATC
- a CDS encoding ABC transporter permease — protein sequence MMTERRIDRLRSSGLLWPLLALIALLVANAVVRPSFLSLRMQDGHLYGSLIDILKNGAPTLLIALGMCLVIATRGIDLSVGAVVAISGAVTCTYIAGAPDPASAQTALIGMGIALLLCVVLGVWNGFLVAVLGIQPIIATLVLMTAGRGIAMLITDGQIITVNNTAYRTVGAGFLILPVSILIALAVLIGVALITRRTALGLLIESVGVNPEASRLTGIHARTIRWTVYVFAGLCAGVAGLMISSNVSAADANNAGLWIEMDAILAVVIGGTSLAGGRYSLTGTLIGALTIQTLTTTVYSMGIAPEITLVFKAVVVVTVCLLQAPKFRALLTRGSRGSRGPRDTPTAPLAPPASSPPPEPIHRDSVGATAAVPSRKAVQS from the coding sequence ATGATGACCGAACGGCGCATCGACAGACTGCGCAGCAGCGGGCTGCTCTGGCCCCTGCTCGCCCTCATCGCCCTCCTCGTCGCGAACGCCGTCGTGCGGCCCTCGTTCCTCTCGCTCCGCATGCAGGACGGGCACCTCTACGGCAGCCTCATCGACATCCTCAAGAACGGGGCACCGACCCTGCTCATCGCCCTGGGCATGTGCCTGGTGATCGCGACCCGGGGGATCGACCTCTCCGTCGGCGCCGTCGTCGCCATCTCGGGTGCCGTCACCTGCACCTACATCGCCGGAGCACCTGATCCCGCAAGCGCACAGACCGCGCTCATCGGCATGGGAATCGCCCTTCTACTGTGCGTCGTCCTCGGCGTCTGGAACGGCTTCCTCGTAGCGGTCCTGGGGATCCAACCGATCATCGCCACCCTGGTCCTCATGACCGCCGGCCGAGGGATCGCCATGCTGATCACGGATGGGCAGATCATCACGGTGAACAACACGGCATACCGGACGGTCGGTGCCGGATTCCTCATCCTGCCCGTCTCGATCCTCATCGCGCTCGCAGTCCTCATCGGGGTGGCGCTGATCACGAGGCGGACCGCCCTGGGTCTGCTGATCGAGAGCGTCGGCGTCAATCCGGAAGCCAGTCGCCTCACCGGTATTCACGCGCGCACGATCCGGTGGACCGTGTATGTCTTCGCGGGTCTGTGCGCCGGAGTCGCAGGCCTGATGATCAGCTCCAACGTCAGCGCAGCAGACGCCAACAACGCCGGGCTGTGGATCGAGATGGACGCCATCCTGGCCGTCGTCATCGGTGGCACGTCCCTGGCGGGTGGGCGCTACAGCCTCACGGGCACGTTGATCGGCGCCCTGACGATCCAGACGCTCACGACGACGGTCTACAGCATGGGCATCGCACCCGAGATCACCCTGGTGTTCAAGGCGGTCGTGGTGGTCACCGTGTGTCTGCTGCAGGCGCCCAAGTTCCGGGCCTTGCTCACCCGGGGTAGTCGGGGTAGCCGCGGTCCGCGCGACACGCCCACCGCCCCCCTGGCCCCACCCGCCAGCAGTCCCCCACCGGAACCCATCCATCGTGACTCGGTCGGCGCAACCGCCGCCGTCCCGAGTCGGAAGGCAGTCCAGTCATGA
- a CDS encoding sugar ABC transporter ATP-binding protein produces MTTPTTEGPPDALAPVIRMSGIHMQFGAVRALDDVAFRLLPGEVHALMGENGAGKSTLIKVLTGVYGATAGSIQLEGGTVSFSGPGDAQQHGVSTVYQEVNLCPNLSVAENILLGREPRRFGAIDGGATRRRAAQLLTDMGLDIDPGSVLAQHPIAIQQLVAIARAVAVDAKVLILDEPTSSLDKDEVAELFRIMRVLRDKGVAILFVSHFLEQVYEISDRMTVLRNGKLVGEYRTSELSRIQLVSLMVGRELGELAEVERIAEQAADQASQVPVIRARGLGRKGSVAPLDFHVNRGEVVGLAGLLGSGRTEVARLLFGADRADTGEIEIDGQLRAIRTPRAAIAAGIAFCSEDRKGEGVIADLSIRDNIVLALQASRGWARPLSRRTKDEIVDKWITALDIRPADPDAIVGRLSGGNQQKVLLARWLVIEPALLILDEPTRGIDVGAKAQIQKLVAELATQGMAVVYISAELEEVVRLSHRIVVMKDRAKVAELDEKATVDEIMHLIAQVDEPACHGDDRTAVAS; encoded by the coding sequence ATGACCACCCCGACGACCGAAGGCCCACCGGATGCTCTCGCACCGGTGATCCGGATGAGCGGGATCCACATGCAGTTCGGCGCCGTCAGGGCTCTCGACGACGTGGCCTTTCGCCTGCTCCCCGGAGAGGTCCATGCCCTCATGGGTGAGAACGGCGCCGGCAAGTCGACCCTCATCAAGGTCCTCACGGGCGTCTATGGAGCGACAGCCGGGAGCATCCAGCTCGAAGGAGGCACCGTGTCCTTCTCCGGGCCCGGCGACGCCCAGCAGCACGGCGTCAGCACCGTCTACCAAGAGGTCAACCTCTGCCCCAACCTGAGCGTGGCCGAGAACATCCTCCTCGGTCGTGAGCCTCGTCGGTTCGGGGCAATCGATGGCGGCGCGACCCGCCGCCGCGCCGCGCAGCTCCTGACCGACATGGGCCTGGACATCGACCCGGGATCCGTCCTGGCGCAGCACCCCATCGCCATCCAGCAGCTGGTGGCGATCGCGCGGGCCGTCGCGGTGGACGCGAAGGTCCTCATCCTCGACGAGCCGACCTCCAGCCTGGACAAGGACGAGGTTGCCGAGCTCTTCCGCATCATGCGTGTGCTTCGGGACAAGGGAGTCGCCATCCTCTTCGTCTCACACTTCCTCGAGCAGGTCTACGAGATCTCCGACCGCATGACTGTGCTGCGCAACGGGAAGCTCGTCGGCGAGTACCGGACCTCCGAACTCAGCCGCATCCAGCTCGTGTCGCTCATGGTCGGCCGCGAGCTCGGCGAGCTGGCCGAGGTCGAACGCATCGCCGAGCAGGCGGCCGACCAGGCCTCGCAGGTGCCGGTGATCCGGGCACGGGGACTGGGCCGCAAGGGCTCGGTGGCCCCCCTCGACTTCCACGTCAACCGTGGGGAGGTCGTCGGTCTGGCGGGGCTTCTCGGGTCCGGGCGCACCGAGGTGGCCCGTCTCCTCTTCGGTGCCGACCGCGCCGACACGGGTGAGATCGAGATCGACGGCCAACTGCGAGCCATCCGCACACCTCGAGCTGCGATCGCCGCGGGGATCGCGTTCTGCTCCGAGGACCGCAAGGGGGAGGGTGTCATCGCCGACCTCAGCATTCGCGACAACATCGTCCTCGCCCTCCAGGCCTCTCGTGGGTGGGCGCGGCCGCTCTCTCGACGCACCAAGGACGAGATCGTCGACAAGTGGATCACCGCCCTCGACATCCGCCCGGCCGATCCTGACGCGATCGTCGGACGGCTCTCCGGAGGGAACCAGCAGAAGGTCCTCCTGGCGCGGTGGCTCGTCATCGAGCCGGCACTCCTCATCCTCGACGAACCCACCCGGGGGATCGACGTCGGAGCCAAGGCCCAGATCCAGAAGCTGGTCGCAGAACTGGCCACGCAGGGCATGGCAGTGGTCTACATCTCGGCCGAGCTCGAAGAGGTCGTCCGCCTGAGCCACCGCATCGTCGTCATGAAGGACCGCGCGAAGGTCGCCGAGCTCGACGAGAAGGCGACGGTGGACGAGATCATGCACCTGATCGCGCAGGTCGACGAACCCGCATGCCACGGTGACGATCGAACGGCGGTGGCGTCATGA
- a CDS encoding ABC transporter substrate-binding protein: protein MPRRQPRFDRMGDANDGVTQMEAPVFKKFLPVAASIALVASLTACGSDSGSQASAAAGNDEIVMGFAQVGAESGWRTANTKSIQESAKAAGVTLKFSDAQQKQENQIKAIRSYIQQKVDVIAFSPVVETGWDTILLEAKRAKIPVILTDRAVDSEDKTLYKTFLGSDFVLEGKKAGEWLVKDSGSAGAVNVVELQGTTGAAPAIDRKEGFAEAIKANPQIKVIASQTGDFTRSGGKQVMEAFLKSNPDIDVVYAHNDDMGLGAIEAIEAAGKVPGKDIKIITIDAVKDGMQALADGKINYIVECSPLLGDQLMDLSKKVLAGETVPERVVTEESAFDQAQAKAALPTRKY, encoded by the coding sequence ATGCCACGGCGGCAACCTCGGTTCGACCGCATGGGCGACGCCAACGACGGCGTCACACAAATGGAGGCACCAGTGTTCAAGAAGTTCCTTCCGGTGGCCGCGAGCATCGCTCTCGTCGCCTCCCTCACGGCCTGTGGTTCGGACTCGGGAAGTCAAGCGAGCGCCGCCGCGGGCAACGACGAGATCGTCATGGGCTTCGCTCAGGTCGGCGCTGAGTCCGGCTGGCGGACCGCCAACACCAAGTCCATCCAGGAGTCCGCAAAGGCCGCAGGCGTCACGCTCAAGTTCTCCGACGCGCAGCAGAAGCAGGAGAACCAGATCAAGGCGATCCGCAGCTACATCCAGCAGAAGGTCGACGTCATCGCTTTCAGCCCTGTCGTCGAGACCGGCTGGGACACCATCCTGCTCGAGGCCAAGCGCGCGAAGATCCCCGTCATCCTCACCGACCGCGCCGTCGACTCCGAGGACAAGACGCTCTACAAGACCTTCCTCGGGTCCGACTTCGTCCTCGAGGGCAAGAAGGCCGGCGAGTGGCTGGTGAAGGACTCCGGCAGCGCAGGTGCGGTCAACGTGGTCGAGCTCCAGGGCACCACGGGCGCCGCTCCTGCCATCGACCGCAAGGAGGGCTTCGCCGAGGCCATCAAGGCCAACCCGCAGATCAAGGTCATCGCCTCACAGACGGGTGACTTCACCCGGTCCGGCGGCAAGCAGGTCATGGAGGCCTTCCTGAAGTCCAACCCTGACATCGACGTCGTGTACGCCCACAACGACGACATGGGCCTGGGTGCCATCGAGGCCATCGAGGCGGCCGGCAAGGTGCCCGGCAAGGACATCAAGATCATCACCATCGACGCGGTCAAGGACGGCATGCAGGCCCTGGCTGACGGCAAGATCAACTACATCGTCGAGTGCAGCCCGCTGCTCGGCGACCAGCTGATGGATCTCTCCAAGAAGGTGCTCGCCGGTGAGACCGTTCCCGAGCGCGTCGTGACCGAGGAGAGCGCGTTCGACCAGGCGCAGGCCAAGGCCGCGCTGCCGACCCGCAAGTACTGA
- a CDS encoding DUF3303 family protein — protein sequence MDLAKRTRGREEDQVLFHITQVHSPELCPRDEGGSNSLYDATTEGVTVIGRYGANAQHTLFLVVEADDVNAVHKFLWPGFTRCTSIVTPVSEVPVPKD from the coding sequence ATGGATCTGGCCAAGCGCACACGGGGGCGTGAGGAGGACCAAGTGCTGTTCCACATCACCCAGGTTCACAGTCCCGAGCTCTGCCCGAGGGACGAGGGCGGCTCCAACTCGCTCTATGACGCCACGACCGAGGGTGTGACGGTGATCGGTCGCTACGGCGCGAACGCCCAGCACACCCTCTTCCTGGTGGTGGAGGCTGACGACGTCAACGCCGTCCACAAGTTCCTGTGGCCCGGTTTCACGCGCTGTACGAGCATCGTCACGCCGGTGAGCGAGGTCCCGGTCCCGAAGGACTGA
- a CDS encoding SLC13 family permease, producing MEILHSAIAILAAILLIIRFKVDPVISLLLACVYLGLATGQGSEGTIKQITGGFGEIMAEVGLLIGFGVLIGALLHSMGTFSDLVAIIARRVGGKLPYAMAGTLAVIFPSIYVDVQVVLAAPMARESAPAVDRKIGLPWLAGALGIGIFAGYVFVVPGLAAVAVAGLMEVPLGTYLLYGLPIGLATALITTLLFRLILSRGFWNDETDYDSDAVLVDGRPHDETEDVPHAESISRLPLLVRLLPILVPLVLIATGAIADLADVSNSVLEFLGDANIALFIGLLIAFVMVRRGLGADGVSSVLTSGFHTTGEILLVTGVGGSLGAVIAESGMQDTLKSLFSADANAPVILSILLAWFIAALLHFAIGSVSVGAITAAGIIGPVVGSMGVDPVVIALAIASGAMFALHVNSNFFWMFRGLLDLSTKGTLKTLTLATSLGAVVSLPLVILASFVAAL from the coding sequence GTGGAGATCCTGCATTCGGCCATCGCGATTCTTGCGGCCATCCTGCTCATCATCCGGTTCAAGGTCGATCCGGTGATCTCACTGTTGCTGGCGTGCGTCTATCTCGGGCTCGCCACCGGACAGGGTTCTGAGGGCACCATCAAGCAGATCACCGGTGGCTTCGGCGAGATCATGGCCGAGGTCGGACTCCTCATCGGCTTCGGTGTCCTCATCGGGGCGCTGCTCCACTCGATGGGCACCTTCAGTGATCTCGTCGCGATCATCGCGCGCCGTGTCGGGGGCAAGCTGCCCTACGCCATGGCAGGGACGCTCGCGGTCATCTTCCCCTCGATCTATGTCGACGTGCAGGTCGTGCTGGCCGCCCCGATGGCCCGTGAGTCGGCACCCGCAGTCGACCGCAAGATCGGGCTCCCGTGGCTCGCCGGGGCGCTGGGGATCGGCATCTTCGCCGGCTACGTCTTCGTCGTTCCGGGTCTCGCGGCGGTGGCCGTTGCTGGGCTCATGGAGGTGCCGCTCGGCACCTACCTGCTCTATGGGCTGCCCATCGGACTCGCGACCGCACTCATCACGACCCTCCTCTTCCGGCTCATCCTCAGTCGCGGGTTCTGGAACGACGAGACGGACTACGACTCGGATGCGGTCCTCGTGGACGGCCGACCGCACGACGAGACCGAGGACGTGCCGCACGCAGAGAGCATCTCTCGGCTGCCGCTGTTGGTCCGCCTCCTGCCGATCCTCGTGCCCCTGGTCCTCATCGCGACGGGAGCCATCGCCGACCTCGCCGACGTGTCGAACTCGGTCCTGGAGTTCCTCGGGGACGCCAACATCGCGCTCTTCATCGGCCTGTTGATCGCCTTCGTCATGGTTCGCAGGGGTTTGGGTGCGGACGGTGTCAGCTCGGTCCTCACTTCCGGGTTCCACACCACCGGCGAGATCCTGCTCGTCACTGGCGTCGGCGGCTCGCTCGGTGCCGTCATCGCCGAGAGCGGCATGCAGGACACCCTCAAGAGCCTGTTCTCCGCCGACGCGAACGCGCCGGTGATCCTCAGCATTCTGCTTGCCTGGTTCATCGCCGCCCTCCTGCACTTCGCCATCGGCTCGGTGTCGGTTGGTGCCATCACGGCCGCCGGCATCATCGGGCCCGTGGTGGGCTCGATGGGAGTCGACCCCGTGGTCATCGCCCTGGCGATCGCGTCGGGTGCCATGTTCGCCCTCCACGTGAACAGCAACTTCTTCTGGATGTTCAGGGGCCTGCTCGATCTCTCCACCAAGGGCACTCTCAAGACCCTCACCCTCGCGACATCGCTGGGAGCGGTCGTCTCCCTGCCACTGGTGATCCTCGCCAGCTTCGTCGCTGCCTTGTAA
- a CDS encoding M28 family peptidase yields MTSLVAAGGPASAGNPNNSKKFTQAVTLEGVMDHLEAFQEIADANDGNREAGTSGYDASGAYVEQVLQAAGYETRRQYFDFAYQEQGALQQISPTPTTYVTDSFTGSGAGDVTATVTPVDINLVPPRASTSGCEAADFAGFPVGNIALVQRGSCDFGLKADNAEAAGAAGVIIFNQGNTPERSALIVGTLGTFDVDIPVVGASFATGADLADPSTTVARVYAAPIENRPTFNVIAETKSGRADNVVMMGAHLDSVRDGAGINDNGSGSAAILETAVQLAKVNKLNNKVRFAWWGAEEAGLIGSTHYVNDLVTNNPAALDKIATYLNFDMVASPNYQIGVYDADESTYPAPVTVPEGSIQTEDVLTDYFDSVGQPWVDTEFSGRSDYQAFIVNGVPASGLFTGAEQLKTAEEAALFGGQAGVAYDVNYHAVGDDISNVNAEALDINSNAIAHAAITLAQSTQAINGARSAGKSGKPHPVEDHQHEPAA; encoded by the coding sequence GTGACAAGCCTCGTCGCCGCTGGGGGGCCCGCCTCGGCGGGCAACCCCAACAACTCCAAGAAGTTCACCCAAGCGGTGACTCTCGAAGGAGTCATGGACCACCTGGAGGCGTTCCAGGAGATCGCCGACGCCAACGACGGCAACCGCGAAGCGGGCACGTCGGGATACGACGCTTCCGGCGCCTACGTCGAACAGGTTCTGCAGGCCGCGGGATATGAGACGCGGCGCCAGTACTTCGACTTCGCCTACCAGGAGCAGGGCGCCCTGCAGCAGATCTCGCCGACCCCGACGACCTATGTGACGGACTCCTTCACGGGCTCGGGCGCCGGCGACGTCACCGCGACGGTGACCCCTGTCGACATCAACCTCGTGCCCCCACGAGCGAGCACGTCTGGCTGTGAGGCTGCGGACTTCGCCGGCTTCCCGGTTGGCAACATCGCGCTCGTGCAGCGTGGGTCCTGCGACTTCGGACTCAAGGCGGACAACGCCGAAGCGGCGGGCGCAGCCGGGGTCATCATCTTCAACCAGGGCAACACCCCGGAACGGTCGGCGCTGATTGTCGGCACACTCGGCACCTTCGACGTGGACATCCCTGTCGTCGGCGCGTCGTTCGCCACCGGAGCCGACCTGGCTGACCCGTCAACCACCGTCGCCCGTGTCTACGCCGCGCCGATCGAGAACCGGCCGACCTTCAACGTCATCGCCGAGACCAAGTCTGGTCGCGCCGACAACGTCGTGATGATGGGCGCCCACCTCGACAGCGTGCGGGACGGCGCAGGCATCAACGACAACGGCAGCGGCTCGGCGGCGATCCTCGAGACAGCGGTGCAGCTCGCCAAGGTCAACAAGCTCAACAACAAGGTGCGCTTTGCGTGGTGGGGTGCTGAAGAGGCCGGCCTCATCGGCTCGACGCACTACGTGAACGACCTCGTCACCAACAACCCCGCTGCACTCGACAAGATCGCGACCTACCTCAACTTCGACATGGTCGCTTCGCCGAACTACCAGATCGGGGTCTACGACGCCGATGAGTCGACCTACCCCGCGCCCGTGACGGTGCCGGAGGGTTCGATCCAGACCGAAGACGTCCTCACGGACTACTTCGACTCGGTCGGGCAGCCTTGGGTCGACACGGAGTTCTCTGGTCGCTCGGACTACCAGGCGTTCATCGTCAATGGTGTCCCCGCCTCGGGTCTGTTCACCGGTGCAGAGCAGCTCAAGACCGCCGAGGAAGCAGCCCTGTTCGGTGGCCAGGCTGGCGTCGCCTACGACGTGAACTATCACGCGGTGGGCGACGACATCAGCAACGTCAATGCCGAAGCCCTGGACATCAACAGCAACGCGATCGCGCACGCTGCGATCACCTTGGCCCAGAGCACGCAGGCGATCAACGGTGCGCGCAGTGCAGGCAAGTCCGGCAAGCCGCACCCCGTGGAGGACCACCAGCACGAGCCGGCAGCCTGA
- a CDS encoding aminotransferase class V-fold PLP-dependent enzyme, which yields MEHESTHPDEVLGRLRAYREHDAPTHGGRVLSYVYDHGRPELDEVAAQAMRLLQPVNGLDPTTFPSVALMESDLVAFGRTMLHGPSATGSVTSGGTESCLLAVKAARDLWVARGGEGRPRLVVSASTHAAFHKAAHYFGLDVSVLPVDVTSGRAPAAAMVAALGPDVALVVVSAPSYPHGVIDAVSEVAGAAADRGIPCHVDACVGGWVLPFWEQAGGEPLPQWDFRGRGVSSISADIHKYGYVPKGASLLLFADSELDLARYFAITDWLGYPVVNPTMLGTRSATSLAAAWAVVQTLGTGGYAALTRPVVAATSAVVEGVGGIHGLRVLGERQGPLVAVAADDAVAVEHQVDPLLWTAAVAERGFVLQGQPAMTQSDGTRVPHTAHLTITPVTEGLLGELVPALIEAADAVRGHALPSPEALSHTGIPDPVALADGARAGGDLDLTTVLSLIEVLPREDSARLLSAFLQRFTAPR from the coding sequence ATGGAGCATGAGTCAACACACCCTGACGAGGTGCTGGGAAGGCTGCGTGCCTATCGCGAGCACGATGCCCCAACGCACGGTGGACGCGTCCTGTCCTATGTCTATGACCATGGTCGACCCGAACTCGATGAGGTTGCGGCACAGGCGATGCGGCTCCTCCAACCGGTGAACGGACTCGACCCGACGACCTTCCCCTCAGTGGCGCTGATGGAGTCCGACCTCGTGGCCTTTGGCCGGACGATGCTGCACGGGCCTTCGGCCACCGGATCGGTCACCTCAGGTGGGACTGAGAGCTGCCTGCTCGCCGTGAAGGCTGCGCGCGACCTCTGGGTGGCGCGCGGCGGGGAGGGAAGGCCGCGTCTTGTGGTGTCCGCGTCGACGCATGCGGCCTTCCACAAGGCCGCCCACTACTTCGGACTCGACGTGAGTGTGTTGCCCGTGGACGTGACATCGGGCCGCGCACCGGCGGCGGCAATGGTCGCGGCCCTCGGACCGGACGTCGCCCTTGTCGTCGTGTCGGCACCGTCCTATCCGCACGGGGTCATCGATGCCGTCAGCGAGGTGGCGGGTGCTGCCGCGGATCGTGGGATCCCGTGTCACGTGGATGCCTGTGTCGGTGGCTGGGTGTTGCCGTTCTGGGAGCAGGCCGGGGGAGAACCCTTGCCGCAGTGGGACTTTCGCGGGCGCGGCGTGAGCAGCATCAGCGCCGACATCCACAAGTACGGCTACGTCCCCAAGGGTGCGTCGCTGCTCCTCTTCGCCGACAGTGAGCTCGACCTCGCGCGCTACTTCGCCATCACCGACTGGCTCGGCTACCCCGTCGTCAACCCGACGATGCTCGGCACGCGGTCAGCGACGTCGTTGGCCGCGGCCTGGGCCGTGGTCCAGACCCTCGGAACAGGCGGGTATGCCGCCCTCACCCGTCCCGTCGTCGCCGCCACGTCCGCCGTGGTCGAGGGAGTCGGCGGGATCCACGGGCTGCGGGTTCTGGGGGAGCGGCAGGGGCCGCTCGTCGCTGTTGCGGCAGACGACGCCGTGGCCGTTGAGCACCAGGTCGACCCGCTCCTCTGGACGGCTGCCGTCGCCGAACGCGGGTTCGTCCTGCAGGGACAGCCGGCGATGACGCAGTCCGATGGGACCCGGGTCCCGCACACGGCTCACCTGACGATCACTCCCGTGACCGAGGGCTTGCTGGGGGAGCTGGTGCCCGCGCTCATCGAGGCCGCGGACGCCGTCCGGGGACACGCGTTGCCGAGCCCGGAAGCGTTGTCTCACACCGGCATACCCGATCCTGTGGCTCTTGCGGACGGAGCCAGAGCGGGAGGCGACCTCGACCTCACAACGGTCCTGTCCCTCATCGAAGTGCTCCCGCGAGAGGACTCGGCTCGACTGCTGTCGGCCTTCCTCCAGCGCTTCACCGCCCCGCGCTGA